In Amycolatopsis sp. EV170708-02-1, the following are encoded in one genomic region:
- a CDS encoding translation factor GTPase family protein — translation MKTLNLGILAHVDAGKTSLTERLLHTAGIIGELGSVDDGSTQTDTLALERARGITIKAAVVSFALGDVTVNLIDTPGHPDFIAEVERALGVLDGAVLVLSAVEGVQAQTRVLMRTLRRLGVPVLLFVNKLDRRGADPERVFREIAEKLTPTAVTMDPDRVIDLLATLDEDFLTEYLTAPDTFTPSRLRAELSAKVAEGRAHPVYFGSAITGAGIDALRDGIENLLPAKEADVHAPLSGTVFKVERAPGGEKIAYVRLFTGSVAVRDKVPLGDGEGKVTAISVFDHGSAVPSGSAEAGRIAKLSGLDVRIGDVLGARTRAREALFSPPTLETVVSPVRPTDRGALHQALTRLTEQDPLIGLRHDEVRQETSVSLYGEVQKEVVQATLADEYGIDVTFSETTTICVERVSGTGSAVELIGTASNPFLATVGLRVEPGSGISFRLEVELGSMPYSFVKAVEDTVKETLREGIHGWEVGDCAVTMTHSGYYARQSHAHGTFDKSMSSTAGDFRDLTPLVLMAALREAGTTVHEPLHRFTLQTPADTLGAVTALLARARAVPRTTITKGGTAELEGEIPAAETHTVHQLLPSATRGEGAMETAFHGYRPVRGAAPSRARTDHNPLERKEYLLRVLRRV, via the coding sequence GTGAAAACCCTCAATCTGGGGATTCTGGCGCATGTTGACGCCGGGAAGACGAGCCTGACCGAGCGTCTGTTGCACACCGCCGGGATCATCGGCGAACTGGGCAGCGTCGACGACGGCAGCACGCAGACCGACACCCTGGCGCTCGAACGCGCCCGCGGCATCACCATCAAGGCGGCCGTGGTGTCGTTCGCCCTCGGCGACGTCACCGTCAACCTGATCGACACCCCCGGCCACCCCGACTTCATCGCCGAGGTCGAACGCGCGCTCGGCGTGCTCGACGGCGCCGTCCTGGTGCTGTCCGCAGTCGAAGGCGTCCAAGCCCAGACCCGGGTCCTGATGCGGACCTTGCGGCGGCTGGGCGTCCCGGTGCTGCTGTTCGTGAACAAACTGGACCGCCGAGGCGCCGACCCGGAGCGCGTTTTCCGGGAGATCGCCGAGAAACTCACGCCGACGGCCGTCACGATGGACCCCGATCGGGTGATCGATCTGCTGGCGACACTCGACGAGGACTTCCTGACCGAGTACCTCACCGCCCCGGACACGTTCACGCCGTCACGGCTCCGCGCCGAACTCTCCGCGAAAGTCGCCGAAGGTCGCGCTCATCCGGTCTATTTCGGATCCGCGATCACCGGCGCCGGGATCGACGCGCTCCGCGACGGCATCGAGAACCTGTTGCCCGCCAAGGAAGCCGACGTCCACGCGCCGCTGTCCGGCACGGTGTTCAAGGTCGAGCGCGCGCCGGGCGGCGAGAAGATCGCCTACGTGCGGCTGTTCACCGGCAGCGTCGCCGTGCGCGACAAGGTCCCGCTCGGCGACGGCGAAGGCAAGGTCACCGCGATCAGCGTTTTCGACCACGGCTCGGCCGTGCCGTCGGGATCGGCCGAGGCCGGGCGGATCGCGAAACTTTCGGGGCTCGACGTCCGGATCGGGGACGTGCTCGGGGCCCGGACGCGAGCGCGGGAGGCCCTGTTCTCGCCGCCGACGCTGGAAACCGTCGTCTCGCCGGTGCGCCCCACCGATCGCGGTGCGCTGCACCAGGCGCTCACCCGGTTGACCGAACAGGATCCGCTGATCGGCCTGCGGCACGACGAGGTCCGCCAGGAGACTTCCGTTTCGCTGTACGGAGAAGTGCAGAAGGAGGTCGTACAGGCGACGCTCGCGGACGAATACGGCATCGACGTCACCTTCAGCGAGACGACCACGATCTGCGTCGAGCGCGTCTCCGGCACCGGGTCGGCCGTCGAGCTCATCGGCACGGCGTCGAATCCCTTTCTGGCCACGGTCGGGCTACGTGTCGAGCCCGGAAGCGGGATCTCGTTCCGCTTGGAGGTCGAACTCGGCTCGATGCCGTATTCCTTCGTCAAAGCCGTGGAGGACACGGTGAAGGAGACGCTGCGCGAAGGCATCCACGGCTGGGAGGTGGGCGACTGCGCGGTGACGATGACGCATTCCGGCTACTACGCCAGGCAAAGCCACGCCCACGGCACGTTCGACAAAAGCATGTCCAGCACCGCGGGCGATTTCCGTGATCTGACGCCGTTGGTACTGATGGCGGCGCTGCGCGAGGCCGGGACGACCGTCCACGAACCGCTGCACCGGTTCACCCTCCAAACCCCGGCCGACACGCTCGGCGCGGTGACCGCGCTGCTGGCGCGGGCTCGCGCCGTCCCGCGGACGACCATCACGAAGGGCGGCACGGCCGAACTCGAAGGCGAGATCCCGGCGGCGGAAACCCATACGGTGCACCAGCTCCTGCCCTCGGCGACTCGAGGGGAAGGCGCGATGGAGACGGCGTTCCACGGCTACCGGCCCGTCCGGGGAGCGGCGCCGTCGCGAGCGAGGACCGATCACAACCCGTTGGAACGCAAGGAATATCTGTTACGCGTGCTGCGGCGCGTCTGA
- a CDS encoding LLM class flavin-dependent oxidoreductase, translating to MVSRLGVRIPRELPAARLTGLARRAEQEGLDEVWIVEDCFYAGGIATASAVLAATEKITLGIGIMPAVARNPAIAAMEIAALAELYPGRLIAGFGHGVPSWMRQIDAWPKSALAAFEETLTVIRRLLAGERVSFEGKHVRLDEVELEFPPALPPKLVAGVRGPKSLAAAGRVADGTLLAEPATPEYVRATRDLIGVEDHSIATYNWLALDADPERARERARSDVASAIGPNSGPALEPLDFGAELLAEVEAATDREDLARRLRPEWIDRLSVSGPLDRCVEQIRALYAAGTESVILLPLLGEPEEESFAAAGRIAAALRG from the coding sequence ATGGTTTCACGGCTCGGGGTCAGGATCCCGCGCGAGCTGCCCGCCGCCCGCCTGACCGGCCTCGCCCGGCGCGCGGAACAGGAGGGCCTGGACGAGGTCTGGATCGTCGAGGACTGCTTCTACGCGGGCGGGATCGCGACGGCGTCGGCGGTGCTGGCGGCGACCGAGAAGATCACCCTCGGCATCGGCATCATGCCCGCCGTGGCGAGGAACCCGGCCATCGCCGCGATGGAGATCGCGGCGCTGGCGGAGCTGTACCCCGGACGGCTGATCGCCGGATTCGGGCACGGGGTGCCGAGCTGGATGCGGCAGATCGACGCGTGGCCGAAGTCGGCGCTCGCCGCGTTCGAAGAGACGCTGACGGTCATCCGCCGTCTCCTGGCGGGTGAACGCGTTTCGTTCGAGGGCAAGCACGTGCGGCTCGACGAGGTCGAGCTGGAGTTCCCGCCCGCGCTGCCGCCGAAGCTCGTCGCCGGTGTCCGCGGCCCGAAATCGCTCGCGGCGGCGGGCCGGGTCGCCGACGGGACGCTCCTGGCCGAACCGGCGACCCCGGAGTACGTCCGCGCGACACGGGACCTCATCGGCGTCGAAGACCATTCGATCGCCACCTACAACTGGCTGGCCCTCGACGCCGATCCCGAGCGGGCCCGCGAGCGCGCCCGGTCCGACGTCGCGTCCGCGATCGGGCCGAACTCCGGTCCGGCGCTGGAGCCGCTGGACTTCGGCGCGGAACTGCTGGCCGAGGTCGAGGCCGCGACCGACCGCGAAGACCTGGCCCGGCGGTTGCGGCCCGAGTGGATCGACAGGCTGAGCGTCAGCGGCCCGCTCGACCGGTGCGTCGAGCAGATCCGCGCCCTGTACGCGGCCGGGACCGAGTCGGTCATCCTGCTCCCCCTGCTCGGCGAGCCGGAGGAGGAGTCCTTCGCCGCGGCGGGCCGGATCGCCGCGGCCCTGCGCGGCTGA
- a CDS encoding NAD(P)-dependent oxidoreductase encodes MDLERVGFAGLGSMGEPMARNLVRAGIPVLRWNRTPGKGDRVTDVADFFARCDVVILMLKDAAAVDAVLGRGGPEFAARVAGRTIVHMGTTAPGHSRELEAELLAAGAKYVEAPVSGSRVPAEAGELVAMLAGDPGVVEEVRELFGPMCRETVYCGPVPNGLLMKLAVNVHLTAVVTSLAETVHFARAHGLDLGLLADVLGAGQLASPILRVKAPKLVEEDFAPQASIANVLANVELIAAAAGEAGLELPLISASRALYAETARLGLGEEDMVAVIRALDTPPHSED; translated from the coding sequence ATGGACCTCGAACGAGTCGGTTTCGCCGGGCTGGGCAGCATGGGCGAGCCGATGGCACGGAACCTGGTGCGGGCCGGGATCCCGGTGCTCCGGTGGAACCGCACTCCGGGCAAGGGCGACCGGGTGACCGATGTCGCCGACTTTTTCGCGCGGTGCGATGTCGTGATCCTGATGCTCAAGGACGCGGCCGCGGTCGACGCCGTGCTCGGCCGCGGCGGGCCCGAATTCGCCGCCCGGGTGGCGGGCCGCACGATCGTCCACATGGGAACGACCGCGCCGGGCCATTCCCGCGAACTCGAGGCAGAACTCCTCGCGGCCGGGGCGAAGTACGTGGAGGCCCCGGTTTCGGGTTCGCGCGTCCCGGCGGAGGCGGGGGAGCTGGTCGCGATGCTCGCGGGCGACCCCGGCGTGGTCGAGGAGGTCCGGGAGCTGTTCGGGCCGATGTGCCGGGAAACGGTGTACTGCGGGCCGGTCCCGAACGGGCTCCTGATGAAGCTGGCGGTCAACGTGCACCTGACCGCGGTCGTGACTTCCCTTGCCGAGACGGTGCACTTCGCCCGGGCGCACGGGCTGGATCTCGGCCTGCTCGCCGACGTCCTCGGCGCCGGACAGCTCGCCAGCCCGATCCTGCGGGTCAAGGCGCCCAAGCTGGTCGAAGAGGATTTCGCGCCGCAGGCCTCGATCGCGAACGTGCTGGCCAATGTCGAGCTGATCGCGGCGGCGGCCGGGGAGGCGGGCCTGGAGCTGCCGCTGATCTCGGCGTCCCGCGCCCTCTACGCCGAGACCGCGCGGCTCGGTCTCGGCGAGGAGGACATGGTCGCCGTGATCAGGGCGCTCGACACCCCGCCGCATTCAGAGGACTAA
- a CDS encoding Long-chain-fatty-acid--CoA ligase has product MRIVDLASRPDLLDAALNLGDVGGEFIYAGASGKMITPDRFLRHWSRYFLIALDDDGAPIARALSVPLTYPAEDRHELPSHGWDEAIQWAAQDLMDGRAPDTLCALEVVVAPRMRGTGLSTPMLKALKARAAETGLKRLIVSVRPIGKEDEPGVLMEDYAVRRREDGLLADRWLRTHERLGARMIKVCPFAVTISGSIADWKEWSGVDLVDGDNVIPGGIAPVHANVERDCGVYVEANVWMEHPF; this is encoded by the coding sequence ATGCGAATCGTCGATCTTGCGTCCCGCCCCGATCTCCTCGATGCCGCGCTGAATCTCGGTGACGTCGGCGGTGAATTCATCTACGCCGGGGCCAGCGGCAAGATGATCACCCCGGACCGGTTCCTGCGGCACTGGTCGCGGTATTTCCTGATCGCGCTGGACGACGACGGCGCGCCGATCGCGCGGGCCCTGTCGGTCCCGCTGACCTATCCGGCCGAAGACCGCCACGAGCTGCCGTCGCACGGGTGGGACGAGGCGATCCAGTGGGCCGCGCAAGACCTCATGGACGGCCGCGCGCCCGACACCCTCTGCGCCCTCGAAGTCGTCGTGGCGCCGCGAATGCGCGGAACCGGCCTGTCCACGCCGATGCTCAAGGCGCTGAAGGCGCGCGCCGCCGAGACGGGGCTGAAGCGGCTGATCGTCTCCGTGCGCCCGATCGGCAAGGAGGACGAACCCGGCGTCCTCATGGAGGACTACGCCGTCCGGCGGCGCGAGGACGGGCTGCTCGCCGACCGCTGGCTGCGCACCCACGAACGGCTCGGCGCGCGGATGATCAAGGTGTGCCCGTTCGCGGTGACCATTTCGGGCTCGATCGCGGACTGGAAGGAATGGAGCGGCGTCGACCTCGTCGACGGCGACAACGTGATCCCCGGCGGGATCGCGCCGGTGCACGCGAACGTCGAGCGGGACTGCGGGGTGTACGTGGAGGCGAACGTGTGGATGGAGCACCCGTTCTGA